In Lathyrus oleraceus cultivar Zhongwan6 chromosome 2, CAAS_Psat_ZW6_1.0, whole genome shotgun sequence, the DNA window TGGAGAATCCTTCTTTTATCGAGAAGACCCTTTCATCTTTGGGGACTCACCCTTTTCTATATGGCCTTTATTTTTGTCTTAGTCACCTCTTCGACCTTTGTCTCTGATGTACTCGGTGAGCCGACCCTTTTCAAATTTTCTTCTCAATTGCAATATTTAGCAGGAAGCACTCATTAGTATCATGGCCATAATTTTTATGGAAAGGATAATACTTTGATTTGTCTGTTCTAGATGATCCCTAACCGGATAGGGGTTCCTAATCCTGGCTTCTTTGAACTCAGTATTTTCACATTCCCGTTGAATTTTCTCCCTTGATGTGTTTAGAGGAGCGTATGCGAAAAAATCTGGATCAAGGTCCCTATTCCCCTCCATCTCTGCAATGGTTACTATCCTTTTCTAGAGCCCAGTCTTGCATAGGTTTTCTCACTTTGGGTATTCTCTTCAGCTAGGAGCTCTTCTTCGTAATTGATATAGGGATAAGCCATATTCAACAAGTCGCTTAAACTATAGGCTCCTTTATGTTTCAGATCTTATATGAACATGAAATCTAATATTAGTCCATTTTTGAAGATCCAAAACTTCAATCCATCGTTTGAACCTCGTACATATACAACTACCTTGGTAAATCTATTAATGTACTCACGCATGATTTATTTCTTATTTTGCATGATCCCGCTAAGTATGGCCTTGGTAGTAGATCGCATAGTTCCTTCTATGAGTCTATATTCCCGTCCATGAGGGTTTTGAATCAAGTCATGACAGCTCCCTTGAGGGTTAATGCAAAGATTTTACATTTCACGGCTCTCCGAGGGTACTAATAATCCATCATGTTATCAACATGCTCGGCGTGCTCATATGAATCTCTAGTGTAATCATAACTTTTCATCCTCCGGAGTTTATCAAAGGACTGTGGGATTCTGCTGTCGAGAATATGCACGGAGAGTGGGTTCCTCTTCCGCTCAAAAATTGTCTCATCTACGTCATACTTTTCCCTTTTGGGGAGTAGATAGCTTGTGAACTATGGGGTCGAGGAACCTTTGGTATAGTGCATATGTCACTTCTCCATTTGAAATTGGACAAGGGAGTACGATTTCTTCTACTCCCGTTATGAATTGGTGACTTCGGACTACTCTGTATGGTAAGGTTGTATCTACTGCAATTAATTATGGTATGATTGTGTGGTCTTCGCATGAAGCTGCCCCACATGTTGTGTTGGCTCTCAAAGGATTTTGTTGCAAGTTCTCTTCAATTCAAAGTATCATGTAAGGTAAGGCTTGGGAATTTTTTTGTCGTACTAGGTTGTAGACAATATTCAGCAATTCGATTGCTTCTTACCTCTCTATGTTGGCTTGCAGCTCTTGAATGTTTGGAAGCGTCTCGTGTCTAGGCAGCAACGATAGTGAAAGAGGTTGTTGTAAATTATTGACATGGCAGAACTATTGCATAGGTCGAAAGAGTAAAACATGGAATGTTCCCTGGTTATTTTTTGAAGGAGCAAGATCTTCTTGGATATAAGTGGACGGGAAGTTCACGAGGACTGCATCATCCTCAAGTAGAGGAGGAAGAGCTTTGTTAGCCTCAACGTTGGTGATCTAAGAGAGAAGATTATGGATATGCGTCTTTAGTGGAGGCACGATGGTTTTCGTGGAAAAACATTAGGAATAAAGAGTCGTTCCCACGGACGGTGTCACTGTTTTGTTTATGAACCAGAAACGAGTAGTAAATTGGTGGAATGAGGTCGTTGGGTGGTGGAACAAGCATCTGATATGACAGAGAGGGAGAAGACCTACAAGGTTAGCACTCATATACTCAAGTTAGTTACTGAGTGAAAAGTAGTATGAGAGTGAGAATGAATTGAGTACCTGAAATAGCAGGATATGATCTTTATATAATATGGGTGGTTAGAATCACCCACGTGTAATCTGATGCTTAATGCAGATGATCTTTCGATTAGATATCAACGGTGAGAGATATGATGAAGGGCGTGATCACGTGTCCTTGGTAGAGATAAGAGTTCAACTGTTCGGTGTGAATTCCCCTTCAGCGCTTGATATCGGACCATCTTTGCGGGCCTTGCACACGACACATAACCGTTTGTAAAATTATCTTATATTAAagattgaatgaatgaatggtAGCTAGCTAGTTTCTTTGTATGAATCATTGTACGTAGACTTTTCGTTGGTGAACTGAAGAGCACTGGAGAAGTATTAACTAAAAAGTTGAGAATTCAAATATAGAAAATGAACAATTGAGTACTTAAAAAAGAAAGATTAGTTTGTCAATATATGTTTTAAATCAGCGTTCGTAACAAAAATCTAGAATACAACAACATAGTATTTTATATTCATGTGACGTGTTAAGTATAACTCATAAACAATATCAAGCATATAGGAGGCTAGCGAGCAGAGTGGGTGGAGCGAGCTTCGCCCTGTCTTTGTAGTTTGCCCAACTATTTGTTGTTTTATGGCCTATAATATAGATATAACATTTGTTGGGGTGGCAAAATGATGGATTGAATGAATATGGATTGAATTCCTAATGAATGGATCAAAATAACTCATTAACCTATTGACAATCCATTAAACATTCTTTAAAAATATTCAATCCAGTTCATCCATAAAGAAAAAAATCCAACAAATTCATTCATTAACATCTTTTTAATGGATGGATATCCATATAtccaaaaaatattaatttaaatattttatttaatttttttaataatttatattttataGAATGAAAAGTGAAAACCATCAcattatattattattaaataaGTGAAGTAATTAAATTATAAAACTAATATTATTTCTAAGACAGGATAGAAATAAATTTTATCTAAAGATCTTGATTCACCAAAATATTTCTTGTTGAACATTCTAAAAATAAGTGTTCCATTATAAGCTCCCATAGTTAAACATGCAACACTAAACTTGAATCACTTGTCATATAATTTTTATCAAATAATTCTAAATCACCACCTTAATAATAAAAAACCTCAACATCAAAAGAGATAATATACTAATAAATCTAGCATATCATTTTTATCAAAATTGAATCACCATTCATATAATTTTCACCAAACAAGTGACATTTAAAATACCTGTAAACCTTTAATTACAATTGGTTATCGAAAGAGGTAAAATACTAATAAATCATTTTACTAATAAAATTATAATCGTTCAAGTATTCAAACTTCAAGTTATAACATCTTTGTAGAATGTTCTCCTAAAATATATGACATCTTCAAGTAACTTCATGTTAATGGAAAAGAAGGCTGAAAGGTCCTCAACAAAATCGGGTCCATCAAAATCAAATGCAGCTACAAAATAGAATCAAAGTAGAAAACAATTAAACATACATTAATTATAAAAGAAGATAAATAAAAAGAATACAAATAGAAAGGTTGAAGATACTAACCTGGAGTTCCAAAAAGCCAATCATGTGACATAACAATGCTTCAACATTTTCAGGTAAAATAGCGTTTTGATACTTGTCAAGTATACATCCACTTATACTAAATATTGATTCTGATGCAACTATAGTAATTTGAATACTCTTATGGTCACGTGCCAATATAGAAAATTTGAGATATTTACTCTCATTTGCTTTCCAATATTGTAAAACATCCAAATCAACATATTCCTcattgttaattttttttttcattcaaATAAGTTTCTAAATCAAACTCATTTTTTGATGGTCCACACGATTTACTTTTGTAAGTCCCAAAATCCTGCAAGTCATTTAAGGGAACGCTTGGACTACCTTTAATTGACCTTTGTGAAGATGAAGTGATTGTCTCATTTAAGGACTTGAGATATTCTTGAAAAAAAAGCTTTCAACTTATCAAAGATCAACCTTGTAACTTGTACTCCCTCACTACCTAACAACCTCACATAGCACCACTCAATAAACTGCGACTTATATCTAGGATCTAAGATGACAGCAAATTGTTActtaaattaaaacaaaaaataaagtAGTCTTCAATAAAATTGTTACTTgaattgtttttgtttttattctCCAAACTTCATGTGAATTTTTATCATTACTGCTAAAAAGAAATGTAACTGATAAATAAGAATTATAAAACATAGGTATCAAATTGGTTCATAAATGTCGAGTTTGTGTATGGAAAATTACCTTAAAGTGAGATATCTCGCAGAAGAGACTGGGGTTATGAGAAATGGTCGGTGTTGATTTGAATTTACGAAAGCCTAAACGTTGATATGAATTGCGATTGTAGCATCGGATCGTTGAGATGAATTTCGATTGTAGCACTGAAACGTTAAGACAAATTGCAATTGTAGCACCGAATCCTTGAGATGAATTTTGATTGTAACACCGAAAGATTGAGATGAACTGCGATTGTAACACCAAATTAttgaaatgaattttattttgtAGGCCGAATGTTAAAAAGAAATTGAGGAACACGAAATTAGGGTTCTTGTTTGGAGAGGGAGAGAATGTGATTCAATTAAATCACTGATGTTGGGAGAAAAGTGAAGTTTGAGAAAAGCTTTTTTTTCCAAAtgttttttctttttgttttaaaaaaagaaattttgtttaatttaaatgtttaatatattattttaacaaaatattttatttaagaagtaaataataaaatattatcCAATGAATTTATAAAATGAGATTGATGGATTCAATCCATCCATATAGTTTGATAGATGTTGAGATATTAGATATAATCCAAGTTGAGCTATATAGCCCAAGCCCAAAGCTAATTAGGATTTAAGGTTtgttacttagtttgttattttaCTTAGTATTCAAGTCACTTAGGTGTAAATAAATAGACATTTTGTAATTCAGTATCATCATTCAATTCAATAATACAATTCTTATTTCCTTATTCTCTCTTTATCTCCTCACTAAAAGTGCCTCAAgcactaacaaattggtatctagagctccggttaGATTCTTGATCATGTTTTTAAGAATCACACGTCAGAGATCGTGTTTCTGCGATCGTGGGTTATTGTTGATCAATTGTTGCAAAGATGAATGGTAACGAAAATTTACCAAACTTCCTTCCAACTCTTGACAACAAGAATTAGCTTAGATGGAGAAAACAAATGCAAACTCTATTTGGATTTCATCTCATGAAGGGTTATGGTGAAACCAtaactgataagatgatagttgagaaggtaatATGTACGTTCacctctcactttgatcacgTTATAATTGTAAAAAGTGGGGTCATTTGGCCAAGCATCGTTGGTACAGGAAAGACAAAGGGTTGACAAAAGGCAAGGATAAAGGAGCGAACTTTGCACGTCAAGATTCAGATGATTATGATGATATGGTGGTTATGGCTGCAGTTGCAGATGAACATGTCGAGTCCAAGATCTGGTTCCTCGGCTCATGCTACTCGAATCACATGATTGGTAAAAAAGTATGGTTAGTAGATTTCTACGAATCGAAGAAGAGCAGGGTCAAACTTGCTGAAAATAGCTCGTTGAAAGCTGAAGGTACTGGAAACATAGTTATTCAAGGGAGTAATGGAGCAAAAGCCTTGATAAAAGATATACTCGATGTCCCTAGAATGAAATGCAATTTGCTAAGTTGTTGGGTAATTGGTCGAAAAGGGGTTCTCGGTGGTTATGAAATATGGCGCCTTAGAAATTTTCGACATCCAGAATAACTTCGTCTTCAAATCTCATACGTCGAAGAATAGAACATCTAAGACCATGATTACTTTGACTGAGGTATAATGTCTGAAAACAGTTGTCGACCATAAAAATAGTTGGTTGTGGTATCTGATGTTTGGCCATCTGAATTTTAGGTCACTCAATCAACTGATCACTCAGGATATGGTAATTGGTATACCAAGTCTTAAGATGCCCAACAAACTATGTGAATGTTGTCTAGTCGGAAAGCAGTCCAGGAAGTCTTCCGTTTCCACTATGCCAATGAAATCCTCATGCCTACTTGAAGTTGTACATTCAAACGTATATGGTCATTTTTTAGGAGCATATCATTGGTGGAAACgggtattttgttttgtttgtcGATGAGTTAAGTCGAAATTTGTGAATCTATGTGATCAAGAGAAAGGACGGAGTATTcaaatctttaagagattcaagatgcTTGTCGAAAACTGGAatgaaaagaagatcaaggttCTGCGAACATATGGAGATGGAAAATACACATCCAAGATATTTGAAGTATTTTTTACAGAACATGGTGTTGATTATGAGGTAACTTCTTATTATACTCCTCAACATAAGGGAATAACATAAAGAAGAAACAAGACCATATTGGACATGGCGAGATGCATGTTGAAGCAAAATAATTTGTCAAAATCCTTATGGGGTGAAGTTGTTTCGACTGATGTTTATATACTGAACATGTGTCCTACCAAGAAGCTGAAGAGCAAGGTTCCAGAAGAAGTGTAGAGTGGCAAACAACTACcagtgagtcatctgaaggtgtttggctCTATGTGTTACAAGCATGTTCCTAATGCAAGAAGGAAACTTGATGACAATAGTGAACCTATGATTCTGGTAGGATATCATAAGACTAGAGCATACAAGTTATTCAATATAATTAATCAGAAGACTATGATTAGTCGAGATATTGTGATTGATGAAAATTATTCCTGGGATTGGAATTCTAGTAATGCAATTGACAAGTCATTGATGAGCTATGATTTCGACGAAGCAAGTAATGATGTCAAAGTTGAAGATATTGTCCATATTCCAGTTAAAGTCAAAGTTGTTGCTGAAATACCTGAGACATTCAAAGTCATAGAGGTTATGGCTAGCACAATTCAGAGACCTCAAAGAACTAGAGATCGTTTAACAAGACTTCAAGACTATGAAGTGATTTGTGATGATGAAGTCACAACAGATGAGGAGTAGTTCATTTTGCTTTACTTGCAGGTGCTGAACCAATCAAGTATAGTGAGGCTTTAAAGAATATGAAGTGGAAGTCTGCTATGGTCGAAGAGTTACAAGCAATTGAAAGAAATAACACATGGGAGTTGGTCAAATTTCCATCCCATACAAAAGATATCGAAGTGAAGTGGGTGTTCAAGTTGAAGCACAATGTTGATGGGTCGATAGCAATACATAAGGCGAGATTGGTAGGTTGAGGATTTCTTTAACGAACAGGACTCGACTACTCTAAATTCTTTGCACATGCCGCAAGATTGGAAACTGTACGACTAGTGGTAGCTTTGGCATGTAAGCAAGGCTGGTCaacatttcacttagatgtgaaatcgACATTTTTGAATGGACCTTTAGATGAAGAGGTGTATGTCACACAACCTCTTGTGTTTCTGATTCAGGAGAAAGCAAGGAAAGTATACAAATTGCATAAAGAGCTTTATGGTATCAGGAAGGCACCTAGGGCATGGAACAAGAAGGTCGACTCATACTTGGTCGAATTGAGATTCGTCAAATGCAAATCTAAGAATGGTGTCTATGTTCAGGTTGTGGCACAAGATATAACAATCATCTGCTTATATGTCAATGACTTGCTAGTAACTGGAAATAGCTTGAAGAACTTGTCAAGTTCAAAGAGctgatgaagaaggaatttgaaatgtcggaTCTGGGAAAATTGTCATACTTCCTAGGCATGAAATTTCAAATGTCGAAGCAAGGTATGATGctac includes these proteins:
- the LOC127123451 gene encoding uncharacterized protein LOC127123451, with translation MQTLFGFHLMKGYGETITDKMIVEKWGHLAKHRWYRKDKGLTKGKDKGANFARQDSDDYDDMVVMAAVADEHVESKIWFLGSCYSNHMIGKKVWLVDFYESKKSRVKLAENSSLKAEGTGNIVIQGSNGAKALIKDILDVPRMKCNLLSCWVIGRKGVLGGYEIWRLRNFRHPE